From the Opitutia bacterium genome, one window contains:
- a CDS encoding DUF3857 domain-containing protein has translation MIRRHFRTAIRIALWLATVVAVSAVDDSARQPRIASLPDWFTLSTEFDLAAESRRPLTTEDAHHELSYYVFDQQTQVADQATTTYYAYRITSDAGLSAGAQLSQYFDPSYARLELHFIRIWRDGATQDRLNLSEIKVIQQERDLERQMFNGELSAITTLADVRKGDIVECAFTVRGMNPVFEGKFIDSTSIAWRSPVAFERIRIIMPAERPLHWRVVGQAKLEHHLTASTTGIADHTWTSRNVAPVNAEDDAPSWHVQYPYLAVSEFADWEAVRAWALPLYTQFPDAPELREKALALAAPAATPEQKVLAILDFVQREVRYLGVELGANTHRPHPPAQVLRQRFGDCKDKVTLFCALLREAGIAAAPTLVNTYRLHTTTESLPSPYAFNHVIARVVLGEQTYWLDPTSLHDRGNLLQRDAETDTAGLVVHPAAAVGLQRIPARAEARRRVEVTQDFSYEDAEKPAQLDIIYRYFGASAYSTRAYLAGRTKDEVTREYLDRQKRGFPSLTLSSPVIWRDDAERNIIEIELHCTVPDLWQLTADKSARTAEFYPWDLNNRIVQPDSLTRSAPLELDHPVDITVRTNIHLRGSWQLNGDDQTIETPWYRFHVESHYADQVFRALYTWQSRADHVLAADLPKHVAELARIRKEVGYTLRHGEAAATPAASVPAPSDGFELNWRSVLLVVVLLIAWTKFALWLDRLPTDQPPPLVDSHLRGIGGWLILPAISLVIRPFTLLYTFGSTANAYFNSQVWDTFSSPGSPTYQPGTITLLVFELAGNVSVLALGVIAAVFFFRTKRQAPKLVIALLLAMVALHAIDALGGWLIGNTKDPTAIGTYMEAIRASLQALLWVPYFLVSRRVKATFVN, from the coding sequence ATGATCCGTCGTCATTTTCGCACCGCCATCCGCATCGCACTCTGGTTAGCCACGGTTGTCGCCGTCTCGGCCGTCGACGACTCCGCCCGACAGCCCCGCATCGCCTCGCTGCCCGATTGGTTCACGCTGTCGACCGAGTTTGATCTCGCCGCCGAAAGCCGGCGCCCCCTCACCACCGAAGACGCGCACCACGAGCTTTCCTACTACGTCTTCGATCAACAGACGCAGGTCGCCGACCAGGCTACGACCACCTACTACGCCTATCGGATCACCTCCGACGCCGGCCTGTCCGCCGGCGCGCAACTTTCCCAGTATTTCGACCCGAGCTACGCCAGACTCGAACTGCACTTCATTCGAATCTGGCGGGACGGTGCCACACAGGACCGACTGAATCTCTCCGAGATCAAAGTCATCCAGCAGGAGCGCGACCTCGAGCGCCAGATGTTCAACGGTGAGCTCTCCGCCATCACGACGCTGGCCGACGTGCGAAAGGGCGATATCGTCGAGTGCGCCTTCACTGTCCGCGGCATGAATCCCGTGTTCGAAGGCAAGTTCATCGACTCCACCTCCATCGCTTGGCGCTCTCCCGTCGCGTTTGAGCGCATCCGCATCATCATGCCCGCCGAGCGTCCGCTCCATTGGCGCGTCGTTGGTCAGGCCAAGCTCGAGCATCACCTCACCGCGAGCACCACCGGCATCGCCGATCACACGTGGACTTCTCGCAACGTTGCGCCCGTAAATGCCGAGGACGACGCGCCTTCGTGGCACGTCCAATACCCCTACCTCGCCGTCAGCGAGTTTGCCGACTGGGAGGCTGTTCGCGCTTGGGCGCTGCCACTCTACACTCAATTCCCCGACGCGCCCGAGCTCCGCGAAAAAGCTCTCGCGCTTGCCGCCCCCGCCGCGACGCCCGAGCAAAAAGTTCTCGCGATTCTCGACTTCGTCCAACGCGAAGTCCGCTACCTCGGTGTCGAACTCGGCGCCAACACCCACCGCCCGCACCCACCCGCGCAGGTGCTCCGGCAGCGTTTCGGCGACTGCAAGGACAAGGTCACGCTCTTCTGCGCGCTCCTCCGCGAAGCGGGCATTGCTGCCGCCCCGACGCTGGTGAACACCTACCGCCTCCACACCACCACCGAATCCCTGCCGAGCCCCTACGCGTTCAACCACGTCATCGCCCGCGTCGTTCTTGGCGAACAAACTTACTGGCTCGACCCGACGAGCCTTCACGACCGGGGCAACCTCCTCCAGCGCGACGCCGAGACCGACACTGCCGGCCTGGTCGTGCATCCCGCCGCGGCGGTGGGACTGCAGCGCATTCCTGCGCGGGCCGAGGCCCGGCGTCGCGTGGAAGTCACTCAGGATTTTTCCTACGAAGACGCGGAAAAGCCCGCGCAACTCGACATCATCTACCGCTATTTTGGGGCCAGCGCATACAGCACCCGCGCCTACCTCGCCGGCCGCACGAAGGACGAGGTCACGCGCGAATACCTCGACCGGCAGAAGCGCGGCTTCCCGTCGCTCACCCTCAGCTCACCGGTGATTTGGCGTGACGACGCCGAGCGCAACATCATCGAGATCGAGCTGCACTGCACCGTGCCTGATCTCTGGCAATTGACGGCCGACAAAAGCGCCCGGACGGCCGAGTTCTACCCGTGGGATCTGAACAACAGGATCGTGCAACCAGACAGCCTCACTCGCAGCGCGCCACTCGAGTTGGATCATCCGGTGGACATCACGGTCCGCACCAACATCCACCTCCGCGGCTCGTGGCAACTCAACGGAGACGATCAAACCATCGAGACACCGTGGTATCGCTTCCACGTCGAGTCGCACTACGCCGATCAGGTCTTCCGCGCACTCTACACGTGGCAGTCCCGCGCCGATCACGTCCTCGCGGCGGATTTGCCGAAACACGTCGCCGAGCTCGCGCGTATCCGCAAGGAAGTCGGCTACACGCTTCGCCACGGCGAGGCCGCCGCGACGCCGGCCGCGTCCGTCCCGGCGCCGAGCGATGGCTTCGAGTTGAATTGGCGCTCCGTTCTGCTCGTCGTGGTTCTCTTGATCGCTTGGACGAAATTCGCGCTCTGGCTCGATCGATTGCCCACGGACCAGCCACCGCCGCTGGTCGACTCCCATCTGCGCGGCATCGGGGGCTGGCTGATCCTACCCGCGATCAGTCTCGTGATTCGGCCCTTCACCTTGCTCTACACGTTCGGCTCCACCGCCAACGCCTACTTCAACTCCCAGGTGTGGGACACCTTCTCGTCGCCGGGCTCGCCGACTTACCAACCGGGCACGATCACGCTGCTGGTCTTCGAACTCGCAGGCAACGTCTCCGTGCTGGCCCTCGGCGTGATCGCCGCGGTGTTTTTCTTCCGCACCAAACGCCAAGCGCCGAAACTCGTGATCGCCCTGCTGCTCGCCATGGTCGCGCTACATGCTATCGATGCGCTCGGGGGTTGGTTGATCGGCAACACCAAAGACCCGACCGCGATTGGGACCTACATGGAGGCGATCCGAGCCTCACTCCAGGCCCTGTTGTGGGTGCCCTACTTCCTGGTGTCCCGCCGCGTGAAGGCGACGTTCGTCAACTAG
- the ptsP gene encoding phosphoenolpyruvate--protein phosphotransferase produces MDARGKTETVIRGIAASRGIAYGQVFLYLQSELEVPRYQVEPAKRVQEIARFEQALVTTRQQIAAIQQQVRKNLSEEEALIFDAHQMVLEDQALIGETIRDFETTGLNIETCFNAVAQRYIQAFAEIDDEYLRERAADIKDVARRVLHVLLGQSAMNLSELVEKRIIVAHDISPSEAAGIDRSAALGIVTDSGSRTSHAVIVARSMKIPAVVAVRDLTKSAKDGDWIIIDGYDGVAILHPTQATLFRYGKIQKEKSSFETRLLAANELPAETLDGVRVTLRANIEKADEVALVRQYRGEGVGLYRTEYLYLSSHHLPNEEHQYANYRAIVEGLAPAPVTIRTLDIGGDKPLPGNPELIGPEANPFLGFRAIRMCLENPELFKEQLRAILRASAHGKVEIMYPMIGCAEELEKANALLAEAKAELKERGQAFDEKVRVGTMIEIPSAALAADTLAPHCQFFSIGTNDLIQYLLAIDRGNNRIAHLYDPTHPAVLRVLKQVIDAAHQYHLKVSVCGEMAGDPIYAPLLVGLGVDELSMTPPLLPAVKYLVRAMKFSEAQKLAADCLAQTDSKKTAAIVDAFYEKHVGTE; encoded by the coding sequence CAGTGATCCGGGGCATCGCCGCATCGCGCGGCATCGCCTACGGACAGGTGTTTCTATACCTGCAGAGCGAGCTCGAGGTGCCGCGCTATCAGGTGGAGCCGGCCAAGCGCGTGCAGGAAATCGCGCGCTTCGAGCAGGCGCTGGTGACCACGCGCCAGCAAATCGCCGCGATCCAGCAGCAGGTGCGGAAAAATCTCAGCGAGGAGGAGGCGCTCATCTTCGACGCGCACCAGATGGTGCTCGAGGATCAGGCGCTCATCGGCGAGACGATCCGGGATTTCGAGACGACGGGGCTGAACATCGAGACCTGCTTCAACGCCGTTGCGCAGCGCTACATCCAGGCATTCGCGGAGATCGACGACGAATACCTCCGCGAGCGCGCGGCCGACATCAAGGACGTTGCCCGGCGCGTGCTGCACGTGCTGCTCGGCCAGTCGGCGATGAATCTCTCCGAGCTGGTCGAGAAACGCATCATCGTCGCGCACGACATCTCGCCCTCGGAGGCTGCCGGCATCGATCGGAGCGCCGCGCTGGGCATCGTGACCGACAGCGGCAGCCGCACGAGTCACGCGGTGATCGTGGCGCGTTCGATGAAGATCCCGGCGGTCGTCGCCGTGCGCGATCTGACGAAGAGCGCGAAGGACGGCGACTGGATCATCATCGACGGCTACGATGGCGTCGCGATCCTGCACCCGACGCAGGCGACGCTGTTCCGCTACGGCAAGATTCAGAAGGAGAAGAGTTCGTTCGAAACGCGCCTGCTCGCGGCGAACGAATTGCCGGCCGAGACGCTCGACGGCGTGCGCGTGACGCTCCGCGCCAACATCGAGAAGGCCGACGAAGTCGCGCTCGTGCGCCAGTATCGAGGCGAGGGCGTGGGCCTTTACCGCACCGAGTATCTTTACCTCAGTTCGCACCACCTGCCGAACGAGGAGCACCAATACGCGAACTACCGCGCCATCGTCGAAGGCCTCGCGCCCGCGCCGGTGACGATCCGCACGCTCGATATCGGCGGCGACAAGCCATTGCCCGGCAACCCGGAGCTGATCGGCCCCGAGGCGAATCCGTTCCTCGGCTTCCGCGCGATCCGCATGTGCCTCGAGAATCCGGAGCTATTCAAGGAGCAGCTCCGCGCCATCCTCCGGGCCAGCGCGCACGGCAAGGTCGAGATCATGTATCCGATGATCGGCTGCGCCGAGGAGCTTGAGAAAGCCAACGCGCTGCTCGCGGAGGCCAAGGCCGAGCTGAAGGAGCGCGGCCAGGCGTTCGACGAGAAGGTGCGCGTCGGCACGATGATCGAGATTCCCAGCGCGGCGCTCGCGGCCGACACGCTCGCGCCGCACTGCCAGTTCTTCAGCATCGGCACGAACGACCTGATCCAATACCTGCTCGCGATCGATCGCGGCAACAACCGCATCGCGCACCTCTACGACCCGACGCACCCCGCGGTGCTGCGCGTCTTGAAGCAGGTGATCGACGCCGCGCACCAGTATCACCTCAAGGTGAGCGTGTGCGGCGAGATGGCCGGCGACCCGATCTACGCGCCGTTGCTCGTCGGGCTGGGCGTGGATGAACTGAGCATGACGCCCCCGCTCCTGCCGGCGGTGAAGTATCTGGTGCGCGCGATGAAGTTCAGCGAAGCGCAGAAGCTCGCCGCGGATTGCCTGGCGCAGACCGATTCGAAGAAGACCGCTGCGATCGTCGACGCGTTCTACGAAAAGCACGTCGGCACGGAGTAA
- a CDS encoding transposase, with translation MLPERKHPAHFATHENENRSIVVFVTVCVHRRRSLLANTNVHQLLLSAWSQADRWQIGRYVVMPDHLHLFCAPNVWPASPLRDWISYWKNLSTRAWKRAEERPIWQKNFWDTQLRTGDSYARKWEYVCNNPVRQGLVARAADWPFAGEIHELRWHDR, from the coding sequence ATGCTTCCGGAGCGCAAACATCCCGCGCACTTCGCGACCCACGAAAACGAAAATCGCAGCATCGTCGTATTCGTCACCGTCTGCGTGCATCGCCGGAGATCGTTGCTCGCCAACACCAACGTCCACCAGCTTCTCCTTTCCGCGTGGAGCCAAGCTGATCGCTGGCAAATTGGGCGCTATGTCGTGATGCCTGATCACCTGCATCTTTTCTGCGCCCCGAACGTCTGGCCTGCATCACCGCTCCGTGACTGGATCAGCTATTGGAAAAATCTGTCGACCCGCGCCTGGAAACGGGCCGAGGAGAGGCCGATCTGGCAAAAGAACTTTTGGGACACGCAGCTCCGCACCGGTGATTCCTACGCCCGGAAATGGGAATACGTCTGCAACAATCCGGTGCGCCAGGGCTTGGTTGCGCGCGCCGCAGATTGGCCTTTCGCCGGAGAAATTCACGAGCTGAGGTGGCACGATCGCTAG
- a CDS encoding ATP-dependent 6-phosphofructokinase, protein MANIKAKGTIGILTGGGDVPGLNPAIRAVTIRALREGYKVIGIRKGWGGLVSMIRDKDHDNSEYFVHLTEEIVNRAGRTGGTFLHSSRTRPSHVPKNSVPEHLKSTYNADLNDLTPEVLKNLEWLGVDHIIPIGGDDTLSYGVHLFQRGVKVIAIPKTMDNDVPGTDYCIGFSTCVSRTISLVNTLRTSAGSHERFLVVEVFGRYAGFTAMLPTMAGAANRCVIPEWKFNIERLTELLVSDRVNNPSKYSIVLVSEGASFEGEEMVYESAEKDMFGHAKLGGIGDMVASRLKDLSPKFNKGKKIECINQRLGYLVRGGDPDAVDSIVPMAYGNLALDLIMQGIHGRLVVLKNGRYDNLPIEVITSTKKVVNVDKFYNTDRLRPHYHSFEMRPQFIMTSE, encoded by the coding sequence ATGGCGAATATCAAAGCGAAGGGCACGATCGGCATCCTGACGGGTGGCGGCGACGTGCCAGGACTCAACCCCGCGATTCGTGCAGTCACGATTCGCGCCCTGCGCGAAGGCTACAAGGTCATCGGCATCCGCAAAGGCTGGGGCGGACTCGTCTCGATGATCCGCGACAAGGACCACGACAACAGCGAGTATTTCGTGCACCTCACCGAGGAGATCGTGAACCGCGCGGGGCGCACCGGAGGCACGTTCCTGCACAGCTCGCGCACGCGCCCGAGCCACGTCCCGAAGAACAGCGTGCCCGAGCACCTGAAGTCCACCTATAACGCGGACCTCAACGACCTCACGCCCGAAGTGCTCAAGAACCTCGAGTGGCTCGGCGTTGACCACATCATCCCGATCGGCGGCGACGACACGCTCAGTTACGGCGTGCACCTGTTCCAGCGCGGCGTGAAGGTGATCGCGATTCCGAAGACGATGGACAATGACGTCCCCGGCACGGACTACTGCATCGGTTTCAGCACCTGCGTGTCGCGCACGATCAGCCTCGTGAACACGCTGCGCACGTCAGCGGGCTCGCATGAGCGCTTCCTCGTCGTCGAGGTCTTCGGTCGCTACGCGGGCTTCACGGCGATGCTGCCGACGATGGCCGGCGCGGCGAACCGCTGTGTTATCCCCGAGTGGAAATTCAACATCGAGCGGCTCACCGAGCTGCTCGTCTCGGACCGCGTCAACAACCCCAGCAAATACTCGATCGTGCTCGTTTCCGAGGGCGCGTCCTTCGAGGGCGAAGAGATGGTTTATGAGAGCGCCGAGAAGGACATGTTCGGCCACGCCAAGCTCGGCGGTATCGGCGACATGGTGGCGTCGCGGCTCAAGGACCTCTCCCCGAAATTCAACAAGGGGAAGAAAATCGAGTGCATCAACCAGCGCCTCGGCTACCTCGTGCGCGGCGGCGATCCCGACGCGGTGGACTCGATCGTGCCGATGGCCTATGGCAACCTCGCGCTCGATCTCATCATGCAGGGCATCCACGGGCGGCTCGTGGTGTTGAAGAACGGCCGTTACGACAACCTGCCGATCGAGGTCATCACCTCGACCAAGAAGGTCGTGAACGTCGACAAGTTCTACAACACCGACCGCCTGCGCCCGCACTACCACAGCTTCGAGATGCGCCCGCAGTTCATCATGACGAGCGAGTGA
- a CDS encoding HAMP domain-containing protein, whose amino-acid sequence MSSLFHSIRWRVQVWHAVLLLGVILAFCGAIYRLAWTNQLRRADRNITQAERTLIRSLVEALPPSPLTGKPEPFSPARVMEYLRGPHPVIPAAAASLFNGTEPGYTYFVFRDVDGRILLRSPNLPADLAGQPLSPEAFNDDWRTLGDRRETIHRNPEGITSVVGADLTPEREEMKRFVLSLAGTGLAIWALGLLGGWWLAGRAIRPIQKISRTATRIAEGNLAERIGTTVGDSELDQLGRVLDTTFDRLHTAIERQKQFTADASHELKTPVTILLAETQRALKRERSSEEYRAALATCQTAAERMRQLTESLLLLARQEAGADAPRERCDLAALLRDTVAHLRPLAAERQLTVETDLQPAVCLGDPAALSILASNLVANALQHHDSPGGIVCVACTTTAEGVTLTVVDDGPGIPPTHLPHLFERFYRADAARTGGSGHTGLGLAIARAIVQNHGGTLTAANEPGRGARFTARLPAA is encoded by the coding sequence ATGAGTTCGCTCTTCCATTCCATCCGCTGGCGCGTCCAAGTCTGGCACGCTGTCCTGTTGCTCGGCGTCATCCTCGCCTTCTGCGGCGCGATCTACCGGCTCGCATGGACCAACCAGCTCCGCCGCGCCGACCGCAACATCACCCAGGCCGAACGCACGCTCATTCGCAGTCTGGTCGAGGCGCTGCCGCCGTCGCCGCTCACCGGCAAACCCGAGCCATTCTCCCCGGCGCGCGTGATGGAATACCTCCGCGGACCGCATCCGGTCATCCCGGCCGCCGCAGCCTCGTTGTTCAACGGCACCGAGCCCGGCTACACCTACTTCGTCTTCCGTGACGTCGACGGTCGCATCCTGCTCCGTTCGCCAAATCTTCCCGCCGATCTGGCCGGCCAACCGCTTTCGCCCGAGGCGTTCAACGACGACTGGCGCACGCTCGGCGACCGCCGCGAGACGATCCACCGCAATCCCGAAGGCATCACCAGCGTCGTCGGCGCCGACCTCACGCCCGAGCGCGAGGAGATGAAACGCTTCGTGCTCTCGCTCGCCGGCACCGGCCTCGCCATCTGGGCGCTCGGCCTGCTCGGCGGCTGGTGGCTCGCCGGCCGCGCCATCCGGCCAATCCAAAAAATCAGTCGCACCGCCACGCGCATCGCGGAGGGCAATCTCGCCGAGCGCATCGGCACCACCGTGGGCGACAGCGAACTCGACCAGCTCGGCCGCGTGCTCGACACCACGTTCGACCGCCTGCACACCGCGATTGAGCGGCAGAAGCAGTTCACTGCCGACGCCTCGCACGAGCTGAAAACGCCCGTCACGATCCTGCTCGCCGAGACCCAACGCGCGCTCAAGCGCGAGCGTTCGTCCGAGGAATACCGCGCCGCCCTCGCCACTTGCCAAACCGCCGCCGAGCGCATGCGGCAGCTCACCGAATCGTTGCTCCTGCTCGCCCGGCAGGAGGCTGGCGCCGACGCCCCGCGCGAACGCTGCGACCTCGCCGCGTTGCTCCGCGATACGGTCGCGCATCTCCGACCGCTCGCCGCCGAGCGCCAGCTCACCGTCGAGACCGACCTGCAGCCCGCCGTGTGCCTCGGCGATCCCGCAGCGCTTTCCATTCTCGCCTCGAACCTCGTGGCCAACGCACTTCAGCATCACGACAGCCCCGGCGGCATCGTGTGCGTCGCCTGCACCACCACCGCAGAGGGCGTGACGCTGACCGTGGTCGACGACGGTCCGGGCATCCCGCCGACGCACCTGCCGCACCTTTTCGAGCGTTTCTACCGCGCCGACGCTGCCCGCACCGGCGGCAGCGGCCACACCGGCCTCGGCCTCGCGATCGCGCGAGCCATCGTGCAGAACCACGGCGGCACGCTCACCGCCGCCAACGAGCCCGGCCGCGGCGCACGCTTCACCGCGCGATTGCCAGCGGCGTAA